The genome window AATATTTATAGTAATTGGTATGTTGAACAGGCACAGCTCATAAGTTACCAAAATgcaacttttgtttttgtctgtccCCTTCCCCTTACATTTTATTGGGCAGTAGGAGGAAGGGAAGTCCTTTCCTTGactttaaatgaaaattcccTTTTAGCTCATGTCTTTTCTGGTCACTCTCAAGTATTTTCAGCTGCCTCATAGTTCTAGTCTGAAACAATCTCAGTTTGGAAATTAGATAGCCAGTAGTCCTGTGGAATAATCAAAACTCCAAAGGTCATTTAGGATTAAATCTCTTATGCACTCTGAGACTTTTAACAGGCCAGTAGCCGTGGTCTAGGAAGGGGATGTTGGTTGCTTTATTCCTTCTCCATTCTTCTTCCTAGCTTACAAGAGatgtttcttccttctcctgggTCAGATGTAGGAGGAGAGGGAATTGGGAGGCAAGGGTACCATGGCAGATGCTATTGTTGTCTGATGTTGGGGCCCTCTGgatggcagattttttttttttttttgagacagagtctcactctgttgcctgggctagagtgccgtggcgtcagcctagctcacagcaacctcaaactcctgggctcaagcaatcctcctgcctcagcctcccgagtagctgggactacaggcatgtgccaccatgcctggctaattttttctatatatttttagttggccaattaatttctttgtattttttagtagagacggggtctcgctcttgctcaggctggtctcaaactcctgaccttgagcgatccacctgccttggcctcccagagtgctaggattacaggcataagccaccatgcccggcagaTGTTTGAAGATGATTCTTTCTCTAGGTGATGGTCCTGGATTCCTCCACATTTCCCATTCTCAGGGGTGTTTCTTCTGGGCACCTACACTTGCTTCTGGAAGTTGCTTTTTTCCTTAGTGGCCCAGGGCAATGAAGTATAGAGGAGGAAAGACTTTCTCTACCCCCTTAGGTTCAGTcattgttgggggtgggggtatgTGAATTATGCTGGCAAAAGACAGACTagcaagagaaaagataaatttaatcTTGTACAAGTGGGAGTTCACAGAAGAAGGTAACTCAAGGAGAGGGCTAGAATTTGGGGCCTATATACCATCTTaatagaggaagaagaggaggaaaagggcatttatgggaaaataaatgatttttttattgaaagaGAAAGATATATGGGCCTTTAGGAGAATAGATAGGAGATATGACAGTTTGTGACAATGTGTTTTTCGGTGTGGTGCTGGTGATAAGAGTCAGTCTTCCCCATCCTGGGGATTTATGACAATTGAGTTCTTTTGGGAGGCTCTGCTTTTAGGCAGTTAAAGGATTTTAAGGACTCAAatatgttcttaaaatatttaaaatgttcagaataatTTTCATGCCACAGTGGCATATTCTGAACCCCTTCACAAGCATTTTACCTCCATCTTCCTTTATGTTGTGCTCTTGCCACCTACTAAGTGGCCCTACTGGACACGATTTACAAACACTAGGCTCGTGCTAGTGTAGGGAGTGAGAAATGTCTTTCCCTCtgcccttttttttgagacagagtctcactttgttgcccaggctagagtgagtgctatggtgtcagcctagctcacagcaacctcaaactcttgggctcaagcaatcctcctgcctcagcctcccgagtagctgggactacaggcatacaccaccatgcccggctaattttttgtatatatatttttagttggtcaattaatttctttctatttttagtagagacaggatattgctcaggctggttttgaactcctgacctcgagcaatccacccgcctcggcctctcagagtggtaggattacaggcgtgagccaccatgcccggccccctTTGCCCTTCCTTAGCTCATGGCTGGGGCTCCAtagcaaaagacagattaacaagagaaatgcgtacagatttatttaatgtaagttttatgtgacatgagAGCCTTcgtaaggaaatgaaaagtgaagAAACAGTTAAACCTTAGCGTTTTTATAGTAGATTTGATGGAGATTGGAGAGTTGTGGAGAAATGATAGGACAGAGAGTATGGGGTAAGTATAttgaacttagcaaggcctgtttggttggattcttctttttgttccttcCTCTTTGGCAATAAGGATGTTCCTTTCTTCCCAGTGTAGGGTGAGCACCTCTCACACAAGGGGCtttatgacctgcttcaggggaAAGTCAGAAAATCCTGAGTTTTAGGAGTAGAGTGTGGGGAagcttcctgcttctgctgttttctcagaTTCCATCAGCTTAAAACATTCAGTATGCTAGTGTGCCATATTTTGCAGCAGCATATCCTGAACCCTGAATATTAGAGTTCAAgtaagtataaatttatttatcagtataCTAATGtgatttcttcagttttatttctcttcagaTTCTAAGAAAGTCTCAGggtgcctttctctctctttcagttttgtataattaatttattatttggtTTAAAACCTGCTTTTATAGTGGGGATGATTTTCCCAGGTGAATCTTCTACTTTTACAATAATAGCAAActgctgtgttttttgttttgtttttgtttcattctgtGATCTTTTGTTTTCCTACAGTATTCCTCTGGTGATACAGAAACTATTTTTGGCCCTAGAGTGTCTTAGGTAGCCCAGGCATGTCTTGATCTTAGTAGGAAACTTTTATACCTGAGGGATCTGTAAGGAAGgaataacaggaagaaaaagcGTGCCTTGATTTGAGGAAATCCTCCTGACCTCCAGGGCGATTTTCTCTTGTTTCGCTGTGCTGCCTGAATCAACAGTTAATAATTTGTAAAACAGCTGCTTCCAAGAGTTTGCtgcttattcacttatttatttagagacagggtcttgctatgttaccagGCTGGATCATaccagtggcatgatcatagctcactgcagtcttgaattCCTAGGTTcagatgatcctcccacctcagcctcccaagtagctgagactataggtatgAGCTATGGTACCCAGCCATACTTTTAATCTTAAGTATTATCAGCCCAAAGTGACAGTTGATGGTTAAAATATTGTCAATGGATCCAGTATAGGAATTATGCAGTTGAACAGGGTAAAAAACCAAGCTTCCCTCACCCCCactgtaaatatatgtgtgtatgtatatatgtatataaatggatATTTTACTTTTGCCATTGGTTCTCAAATTATATTCCTTGGGATCACTGATattctagtaaaataaaataatacaaatttttttaaagtgaaaaaaatgagcaaattatgatttttttctcaaatttttcttaaatttgtgctgaaagaaattaacaaGCAAATGACAAATACTAACAAGAATCACTTGGAAACAACCTGCCATTCATTCTTAGTTTACCATCTTATTTCACTTTTACGatggaattaaatatatttgtggtgttaaaaaaaaagtacatggtTTTGAGGCTACTTTGAACACATTTGAGAAGCAttgtttttgataaaaattgGTTCTCTGAGTtagaaaatagaatatatgtTGAAAAATAAGCAGTGTTACAAAGATGAGTTCAACATTTATTTACGTAAAAGTTGTTTTGAATAGATAAAAGTTGCCCCCACCCTGCATGGGATTGTTTTATTgatgtaaataacatttttattttgtgacctTACAGGAGCCCAGGCTTGCGTGCTTGTGTTTTCTACCACAGACAGGGAATCTTTTGAAGCAATTTCCAGTTGGAGGGAGAAAGTAGTAGCTGAAGTTGGAGATATACCAACTGTACTTGTACAAAACAAGATTGATCTTTTGGATGATTCTTGTATAAAGAAGTAAGATGGCTACctttgggggaggagggacagtaATTCTATGaagttaaaacatattttaatttttgcatagaTGCCAAAACTTAGGAAagattttatattatagtttgaAGGTTTTAATTACTTAACAGTTTTAGTTTACTTAAATTTTCTGTGAGATAGTCTATGTGATTGGTTTGGGCTAAAAAAAAGTTCACAGATTCATAAGTAGAGtaaattaaaggaataaattttTAGGGCTCTTTTACAATTCCAACCTCAGGTCCTTGTACCACAAATCCAATTCTTCATGTTAAGTCAAACCTGGATATAGTAAGAATGTTAAGAAAAGCATCCCTAGATGTTTTAATATCTAGAATAAGCAGCTATCCTGTGTTGATGAATTTAAATAAAGGGTTCAGGttcatattttttgtatatataaaactattatgttCAAATTTGTGGGCAGAGTCTAGCATCCAGATAATTTCTGCCTATGAATATTTACTCattgcattattaatatttttgctagctttaaaaatctttgcttggtttttaccttgttttttttctgtgtgttcttATATAAGGTTTCTGTCGCTGTATAACAAATTAGCTCAGAATGTAGTGTCTTAAAACAAATGCCTGTTATATCACAGGTTCTGtaggtcaggaatttgggagtggCTTAGCTGGTTTTTCATGGTTGCAGTCGAGATTTTGGCTAGGCCTGTAGTCACAGAAAGGCTTGAGTGGGCCCAACCATCCCTTCCTTACTTACTTGGCAGAAGGCCTTAGTCCCTTGGCACATGGGCCTCTCCTTTGGGCTGCTTGagcattttcaaaaaatgatagCTTCCCCCAGAGCAGGTGATCTAAGAGAGAACAAGGCAGAAGCCACAATGTCTCTTACGATTCAGTCTCAGAAGTCACATACTATCACTTCTGTTGTATATTATCAGACACCCAGACCAATCTAGGTTACCTAGTGTGCGAGGAAACTACACAAGGGTGTGATGACCAGGAGACgggggatcttttttttttttttttttgagacagagtctcgctttgttgcccaggctagagtgagtgccgtggcgtcagcctagctcacagcaacctcaaactcctgggctccagtgatccttctgcctcagcctcctgggtagctgggactacaggcatgcgccaccatgcccggctaatttttttatatatatatcagttggccaattaatttctttctatttatagtagagacggggtctcgctcttgctcaggctggttttgaactcctgaccttgagcaatccgcccgcctcggcctcccaagagctaggattacaggcgtgagccacagcgcccagccacgGGGGATCTTTTGAGGCCATTTAGAGCATGGTTATTACAGTACTAATAAAACTAATATCAGGAGTCCCCAGTCAGGAGTCCTAACAGAACTAAAATTAGGAATCCACTCTTGTAGACACAGTCATTAATATGCTGACTTTGGCTTTTGGCAGCAAAGTTGTTTCATGGCCAGCAAGAATAAAATGAGTAATTCACTGTAAGATTTTCAGAGTGTAATTAAATCCAAATGTTcttgaaaagatgagaaaattaattaaaatattatgtaaagaaaagtgatatttaattattttagggcTAGAGATAGTGACTTTATAGAAAAGCCTTCTGTGTACAGATGCAGTATAATGGTTAGTGTCTATCCCCTAAGAGTAGTTGTGAAGACTAAAAATCTGTTCAAGCACTGAGATCACAGCTTTCAGCTGGTTTTATTTAACTGGGCATCAATATCaaacttcttaaaagaaatgTGAACATTTTCTGAAAGATCTGATCCGCCTTCTCACCCCGCCCTGCCAAACGTATTCAGTAAATGTAATTGAAAGTGACTTTAGAACAAGCTGTCAGAAGGTAcctttataagcatttttttaattgacgtgcagtgaggaagctgaggcgCTGGCAAAAAGGTTAAAGTTAAGATTCTACAGAACATCAGTGAAAGAAGATCTAAATGTGAATGAAGGTaagttgcctttttaaaaaatacattgcaacaagtttgttttattcctctatgctttttctgttgtgttctttataaattataatgagaacaaaatgttctttttgtCACCCAACATCAGGTGAAATTTGAAGGCATTCTGCTTCTCTGAGTTAGAGTCCTTAATTATTTACTAATGTCCTTGAATACTTGTTACTCTGGTGAGGTTTGGAGTTTTTATTATCATCTTCAAAAATCTGAgctatctatgtgtgtgtgtgcatatatgtatttttaatgcataccttttaaaaattactgaattgtTTTAGAACCACACTGTAGTAGATATTCCATTAGGTAGTTACAATGACCTTaatttgtttaataatatttCCCAGTTTAAGAAAGTGAGATTAGAGAAAgatgtttgttatttttctcattctagaATTGCCACTTATTAGATTACAACTGGACTGTTGCTCAGGTATCTGTTCTGGGTACTTTTCTTCACCTAAAGAAAACAGAcatctttttaaggctgagtcaGTTTAGTGTTGCTGAATATTAGTCACTATTCAGATACTTAAAACAAAAGAGCCAGTGTCtacatgtattatttcagttttttactaGTAAAATACCACTATATGTTTATTAGTATTATCATTGTAATTCTCAGAAttccccaaataatttttaaaagtcaaatttttaACTAGATTGTATGCTTCTAATTCTAACTTTGAATTTGTTTAGTAAGtataaatattataagtaatgtgaaataacagatttacatataaattatattgacCTGGCTGGGGGGATATGttttttattccagtttttaaatatttggctgaaaaatatcttcaaaaactCAAACAACAAATAGCTGAGGACCCAGAACGAATGCATTCAAGTAGTAACAAAATTGGTAAGTACCAGGAAATTTTATTATAGCTCATGTTTACTtggtaaatttattttccattcattattaatatatgtttttaaaaatatatataatatgccaatttctttaagaaatacgATTAAAAACTCTTAAATCAGTGATTATTAAACTTATCAGTATCAAGTCTCTGGTTAAAAGGTCTATTGagttaaagttttgcttttttaccATTAAATTTTGTAAGTTTACTTGATAGATTAAAGACAGCAGAGatataaagattttttataaAGGCCTGTCCTTTATATAAAGGAActttataatatttgttattcCGACTGTGTGTTTGTACTGGCTTTTCCCTTTCTTACCATCTTGCTTATTATTACCTtgttaatggtttttttttttatgttatgttaGCAGATCTTTAGCATTCCCTGAGGAACAAGTGTGTCATCTTCTCTTTCATAGTAACTGATTGACCATGTCTGTAACCCTATTTGCTTTGGCTTCCAGGAACATGGGAGCCAAATCTGCTGGTTCTAAGTCTTCTGTGTAAACTCTTAAGGGCTTCATATCTGTATTCCATCCCGCCCActacatacacataaacacacacatcatTTTTTGGACCTGTtttaacttagattttttttcttgggctctggcttcttttttctttgccatttttattgCATAAGTTCCTGCCATCAGGTACCTCATATGCTTTGTGAAACAACATAGGACATTTGCAGTAAAcctctgcctggtctagtctccTTGACCCCACTCCTGTCTTGTTCCAACAATCTGCTGATAAAACCTCTTTAATGAAACAAAGTAAATGAACATTCTCTTCATTCCAACATTTAAAGGCAGTTTTGTCCATTCTTCTGTGTAGTCTTATGCCACACTATTATATATATACCCTGAGTACTGCTTCTTTTAGAGGTCTTGGAGCATGTCCCATGCTTTCTTACTTCTTCACTTTTGCTCATTTTGTTTCCTCTATCGAGAATGACCTCTCTTTCTCATATTCTTTTGAAGAACTATTCATTCCTCAAGGACTATCTAGAAAGCTCCCTCAACTATATATCTGGCTCAAGCTACAGCCTCCATGCTCTTCTAAAAGAACAGAGATCTAAGTCCAGGGCATCACCAAGTGTCCAGTTCTACCTTCTTCAGgtagtttttcctttcttatgaaTTAGTCAGTCCTTCCTTTGAATCTGTAGGATCTTGTGTCTGTTTTATGACACTTAACATATAATGTCTTATAGAAATACTTGTTTATCATCTTCTCTTGCTTATTAGATTGTAAACTTCTTGTGGGCAAAAATTGATCTTAATCATCTTTGTATCCCTTATAGTATCTCTGGCCCAGAGTTTTGTGTATCTTGGATGCTAAATAGTTCataaattggacatttcatttgGTGAACAGTACAGTTCAAAATGGAAACTATAATAGTTAAAAGGTtttctttaggccgggcgctgtggctcacacctgtaatcctagctcttgggaggccgaggcgggcggattgctcaaggtcaggagttcaaaaccagcctgagcaagagcgagaccccgtctctactataaatagaaagaaattaattggccaactgatatatatataaaaaaaaattagccgggcatggtggcgcatgcctgtagtcccagctactcgggaggctgaggcagaaggatcactcaagcccaggagattgaggttgctgtgagctaggctgacgccacggcactcactctagcctggacaacaaagtgagactctgtctcaaaaaaaaaaaaaaaaaaaaaaaaggttttctttagTTCATCTCTTTTAGCTACCTGTCACTTTATCCATAGACCACTATTTTGCTGCTGTTAGCCCAtgtcacttttttgttgttgttttagccTACATAGAAAAAACTTCTATTACTTCCAGCTTTCACATATACAATGTTCTTATTTACATAAAATCGCACAAATATTGTTGTTAACTACAAATTAGGTATTTTTTTaggaagttataaaaattatagttattaaaattatatttactgacTCCAAATTTCAAAAACAGATTGTTAGTGAAAAAATGCAGAACAGTGTGTAGAATATGCCATAGTTTGGGtaaaaaaatagagggaaaaagaatatatatgcatttttcctatatatgcaTAAAGTATTTCTGAAAAGATATATAGGAAAACTGATAACATGTGTGCCTTAGGGGAAGAAAACTGGCAAGGGGGAGGTATTAGGGTGAAGAGGATACTTTAGTATGACCTCTTTTGTACCCTTTGAACTTTGTGCTTTGTATAttagctattaaaaaataaatgaaatgaaaacaaaagctttaaaattgTCAGTACTTAAGTGTCTGTCGACGtgtgaatggataagcaaaatgtggtatctaCATAGAGTGGACATCCTTAAGAAAGGAGATTCTGCAGTATGctataacatagatgaaccttgaagacatgcCATGTGaaagtcacaaaaatatattgtgtgattccatctATATGAGGTAGAGTAGTTAaaatcagagacagaaaatagaatgatggttgccagggcgTGGGCAGAGGAGGAATaatggggagttattatttaatgggtatagagtttcagttttaaagatgaaaagagttatggaAGTGGATGGTGGTGGTCATACCacaacattataaatatatttaatatcgCTCAATTGTATGCTTAAAATGGTCaggatggtaaattttgttgtattttaccacagtaaaaaaaaatggaaaaaatattactgattttACTAACAAGCTGGATGCAACAGCTAACTCTGAGGAGTATCAGTGTCAATCTCTGTGTTTTCCCTCAATTTATACAGGTGTCTTTAATACATCTGGTGGAAGTCACTCGGGTCAGAATTCAAGTACCCTTAATGGTGGAGATGTCATCAATCTTAGACCCAACAAACAAAGGaccaagaaaaacagaaatcctTTTAGCAGCTGTAGCATACCCTAACATgttttagggaagaaaaaaattgaattctatTGTGCAATTCAATAAGAAACCCATCTGGGCTGTCATGGTATGTTATAAATTTTTTAGCAGACTTTGCACCTCATGGGTCTCTGAAAGTTGACAGACTTAAACATAGTTCCACAGTGCTTTTCAGAATGTAGAGTGAGACCTCGGTGGAAAAATTACTGCCCTATGgacttattttaagttttttacatTAGACAAAGCCTCTCCTGTTTTTGAGGGAATGCTGtaagaaatgtcagaaatagGTTTTGCTGAATTTTAATGCTGGAAAAGACATTGAAATGCCTAAATATATTGGTACAGATTTTAATATTATGGATCAGGGAAAGATAACAAgcattctttttctgaaattggTCATCTAGCTTTTCTGGAAAATAGTATTGAATCTGAatacttacaaaaaataatacagaaaggtAAACCCTAAATCTTGCCAGGCTGCATTAATGTGTATTTTGGCAATGTTACTCGTGCAATATCTGTATAATGTAGAATGTGGAGGTGTGCATGCAGATATCTGGTACTGGAGTGAACTGAAGGTATGTGCAGTATTTAAGGAAATGTAGATTCTACTTAAATTCATTTGTAAAACCATTTACACgttgtgtatatgtttttattttcaaatgagagGTTCCAGACATCTATTTTGCAAAATGAGCGTgaatttaaaaagtgctttgtGCCAAAAATATCATACCTACTTTTTATAGTGCTTTACTATCAGAatttataccatttataatatcttttaaaagtagttttcCTTTCTGACAGGGTACATAAAAGAGGAGTGTGAACATTTTAATGCTAGAGCATCTCCTAGGTGAGACTTGTAAAATCTTTTTCATGTGGCTGCCCCAAGCATGATGAGCTCTTGCCGTCATAAGGTCAGCCAGAGTCCCTAAGAAGGTACACAGCACCTCTGTGGTCATTCAGGAGGTCCTGTGAAGCGTGGTGGTGTATCTAGCACCTTTTGCTGCTGAGAATCCAACTTTGAACTTACAAGATTATTctaaccaattttttaaaatgcacaaaa of Microcebus murinus isolate Inina chromosome 5, M.murinus_Inina_mat1.0, whole genome shotgun sequence contains these proteins:
- the RAB23 gene encoding ras-related protein Rab-23: MLEEDMEVAIKMVVVGNGAVGKSSMIQRYCKGIFTKDYKKTIGVDFLERQIQVNDEDVRLMLWDTAGQEEFDAITKAYYRGAQACVLVFSTTDRESFEAISSWREKVVAEVGDIPTVLVQNKIDLLDDSCIKNEEAEALAKRLKLRFYRTSVKEDLNVNEVFKYLAEKYLQKLKQQIAEDPERMHSSSNKIGVFNTSGGSHSGQNSSTLNGGDVINLRPNKQRTKKNRNPFSSCSIP